In Anabas testudineus chromosome 12, fAnaTes1.2, whole genome shotgun sequence, one genomic interval encodes:
- the LOC113159818 gene encoding drebrin-like protein A isoform X3, which translates to MAVNLSKNGAALMAAYKDVVDAKSDTNWALFTYEGNSNDIRLAEKGDGGLEEMVEELNSGKVMYAFCRVQDPNSGLPKYVLINWTGEGVKDSRKGICANHMSTIATFLKGAHVTINARAEVDVEPETILAKVAKASGANFNFHKQTEYRDAPRGPVGSVYRKVNAVQEIQQTNKDDFWVKAQRDEERRQQEEKKRAELERQKLEKERKEMEEKQAKERERKAKEQDQQIQQEKIYQKQREEEERVKEQQQLNQQDKENLKKGINSAASVQKANEAKVLISQRSINPRDIFKQREQNAEANAASSPTSSRPGKLQSPFMSQRSFETESAVQPQSPAAAASISWRSHLSPSPPDSPVPSHSPAAATSHSAVQPADAGHTEEDEWSDEFEDAHQATPGNLYQENLYDAPKPVQTDEQLYENVADEDNGAVANGENICAVALYDYQAVDDTEISFDPEDLITGIDMVDEGWWKGYGPDGHYGLFPANYVELFQP; encoded by the exons ATGGCAGTGAACTTGAGTAAGAACGGTGCTGCACTGATGGCAGCTTATAAAGACGTGGTCGACGCCAAGTCAGATACAAACTG GGCGCTGTTTACTTATGAGGGGAACAGTAATGACATCCGTCTGGCAGAAAAAGGAG ATGGTGGACTGGAGGAGATGGTTGAGGAACTGAACAGTGGGAAGGTGATGTACGCTTTCTGCCGTGTCCAGGATCCCAACTCTGGTCTGCCGAAATATGTCCTGATAAACTGG ACAGGTGAAGGTGTGAAGGACTCTCGAAAAGGAATATGTGCCAACCACATGAGCACGATAGCCACCTTCCTAAAG GGAGCCCACGTGACCATAAACGCCCGGGCAGAGGTAGACGTGGAACCGGAGACCATCTTGGCAAAAGTGGCCAAAGCATCTGGCGCCAACTTCAAtttccacaaacaaacagagtaCAGAGACGCTCCGAGAGGACCTGTG GGTTCTGTGTATCGGAAAGTCAATGCTGTGCAGGAAATTCAGCAAACCAACAAAGACGACTTCTGGGTCAAAGCtcag AGGGACGAAGAGCGTCgccagcaggaggagaaaaaacgAGCTGAGCTGGAGAGAcagaagctggagaaggagaggaaggagatggaggagaagcaggCGAAGGAGAGAGAGCGGAAAGCAAAGGAGCAAGATCAGCAGATCCAACAGGAGAA gATTTatcagaagcagagagaagaagaggaaagagtgaAGGAGCAGCAACAACTG AACCAGCAGGACAAAGAAAACCTAAAGAAAGGCATAAACTCTGCTGCATCGGTGCAGAAAGCGAAC GAGGCTAAAGTTCTCATTTCTCAGAGGTCAATTAATCCCAGAGACATTTTCAAACAGAGGGAACAGAACGCTGAGGCGAACGCAGCATCGTCTCCTACGTCATCCAGGCCTG GGAAGCTCCAGAGTCCATTTATGTCTCAGAGGTCCTTTGAGACAGAGTCTGCGGTGCAGCCTCAgtctccagcagctgcagcctccaTCTCATGGAGGTCCCAcctgtctccttctcctcctgacTCACCTGTGCCGTCTCattcacctgcagcagccacATCACACTCCGCTGTTCAACCTGCAG ATGCTGGTCACACAGAAGAGGACGAGTGGTCAGATGAGTTTGAAGACGCACATCAAGCGACTCCTG GGAACTTGTATCAGGAGAATCTGTACGATGCACCCAAACCAGTGCAGACAGACGAGCAGCTGTATGAAAATGTCGCA GACGAAGATAACGGTGCAGTCGCCAACGGAGAGAACATCTGTGCTGTTGCTCTGTACGATTACCAGGCTG
- the LOC113159818 gene encoding drebrin-like protein A isoform X1, whose amino-acid sequence MAVNLSKNGAALMAAYKDVVDAKSDTNWALFTYEGNSNDIRLAEKGDGGLEEMVEELNSGKVMYAFCRVQDPNSGLPKYVLINWTGEGVKDSRKGICANHMSTIATFLKGAHVTINARAEVDVEPETILAKVAKASGANFNFHKQTEYRDAPRGPVGSVYRKVNAVQEIQQTNKDDFWVKAQRDEERRQQEEKKRAELERQKLEKERKEMEEKQAKERERKAKEQDQQIQQEKNSEKQREEEKERVREQQRLSSVYRKVNAVQEIQQTNKDDFWVKAQRDEERRQQEEKKRAELERQKLEKERKEMEEKQAKERERKAKERDQQIQQEKIYQKQREEEERVKEQQQLNQQDKENLKKGINSAASVQKANEAKVLISQRSINPRDIFKQREQNAEANAASSPTSSRPGKLQSPFMSQRSFETESAVQPQSPAAAASISWRSHLSPSPPDSPVPSHSPAAATSHSAVQPADAGHTEEDEWSDEFEDAHQATPGNLYQENLYDAPKPVQTDEQLYENVADEDNGAVANGENICAVALYDYQAVDDTEISFDPEDLITGIDMVDEGWWKGYGPDGHYGLFPANYVELFQP is encoded by the exons ATGGCAGTGAACTTGAGTAAGAACGGTGCTGCACTGATGGCAGCTTATAAAGACGTGGTCGACGCCAAGTCAGATACAAACTG GGCGCTGTTTACTTATGAGGGGAACAGTAATGACATCCGTCTGGCAGAAAAAGGAG ATGGTGGACTGGAGGAGATGGTTGAGGAACTGAACAGTGGGAAGGTGATGTACGCTTTCTGCCGTGTCCAGGATCCCAACTCTGGTCTGCCGAAATATGTCCTGATAAACTGG ACAGGTGAAGGTGTGAAGGACTCTCGAAAAGGAATATGTGCCAACCACATGAGCACGATAGCCACCTTCCTAAAG GGAGCCCACGTGACCATAAACGCCCGGGCAGAGGTAGACGTGGAACCGGAGACCATCTTGGCAAAAGTGGCCAAAGCATCTGGCGCCAACTTCAAtttccacaaacaaacagagtaCAGAGACGCTCCGAGAGGACCTGTG GGTTCTGTGTATCGGAAAGTCAATGCTGTGCAGGAAATTCAGCAAACCAACAAAGACGACTTCTGGGTCAAAGCtcag AGGGACGAAGAGCGTCgccagcaggaggagaaaaaacgAGCTGAGCTGGAGAGAcagaagctggagaaggagaggaaggagatggaggagaagcaggCGAAGGAGAGAGAGCGGAAAGCAAAGGAGCAAGATCAGCAGATCCAACAGGAGAA aaattctgagaaacagagagaagaagagaaggaaagagtgAGGGAGCAGCAACGACTG AGTTCTGTGTATCGGAAAGTCAATGCTGTGCAGGAAATTCAGCAAACCAACAAAGACGACTTCTGGGTCAAAGCtcag AGGGACGAAGAGCGTCgccagcaggaggagaaaaaacgAGCTGAGCTGGAGAGAcagaagctggagaaggagaggaaggagatggaggagaagcaggCGAAGGAGAGAGAGCGGAAAGCAAAGGAGCGAGATCAGCAGATCCAACAGGAGAA gATTTatcagaagcagagagaagaagaggaaagagtgaAGGAGCAGCAACAACTG AACCAGCAGGACAAAGAAAACCTAAAGAAAGGCATAAACTCTGCTGCATCGGTGCAGAAAGCGAAC GAGGCTAAAGTTCTCATTTCTCAGAGGTCAATTAATCCCAGAGACATTTTCAAACAGAGGGAACAGAACGCTGAGGCGAACGCAGCATCGTCTCCTACGTCATCCAGGCCTG GGAAGCTCCAGAGTCCATTTATGTCTCAGAGGTCCTTTGAGACAGAGTCTGCGGTGCAGCCTCAgtctccagcagctgcagcctccaTCTCATGGAGGTCCCAcctgtctccttctcctcctgacTCACCTGTGCCGTCTCattcacctgcagcagccacATCACACTCCGCTGTTCAACCTGCAG ATGCTGGTCACACAGAAGAGGACGAGTGGTCAGATGAGTTTGAAGACGCACATCAAGCGACTCCTG GGAACTTGTATCAGGAGAATCTGTACGATGCACCCAAACCAGTGCAGACAGACGAGCAGCTGTATGAAAATGTCGCA GACGAAGATAACGGTGCAGTCGCCAACGGAGAGAACATCTGTGCTGTTGCTCTGTACGATTACCAGGCTG
- the LOC113159818 gene encoding drebrin-like protein A isoform X2, whose product MAVNLSKNGAALMAAYKDVVDAKSDTNWALFTYEGNSNDIRLAEKGDGGLEEMVEELNSGKVMYAFCRVQDPNSGLPKYVLINWTGEGVKDSRKGICANHMSTIATFLKGAHVTINARAEVDVEPETILAKVAKASGANFNFHKQTEYRDAPRGPVGSVYRKVNAVQEIQQTNKDDFWVKAQRDEERRQQEEKKRAELERQKLEKERKEMEEKQAKERERKAKEQDQQIQQEKNSEKQAKERERKAKERDQQIQQEKIYQKQREEEERVKEQQQLNQQDKENLKKGINSAASVQKANEAKVLISQRSINPRDIFKQREQNAEANAASSPTSSRPGKLQSPFMSQRSFETESAVQPQSPAAAASISWRSHLSPSPPDSPVPSHSPAAATSHSAVQPADAGHTEEDEWSDEFEDAHQATPGNLYQENLYDAPKPVQTDEQLYENVADEDNGAVANGENICAVALYDYQAVDDTEISFDPEDLITGIDMVDEGWWKGYGPDGHYGLFPANYVELFQP is encoded by the exons ATGGCAGTGAACTTGAGTAAGAACGGTGCTGCACTGATGGCAGCTTATAAAGACGTGGTCGACGCCAAGTCAGATACAAACTG GGCGCTGTTTACTTATGAGGGGAACAGTAATGACATCCGTCTGGCAGAAAAAGGAG ATGGTGGACTGGAGGAGATGGTTGAGGAACTGAACAGTGGGAAGGTGATGTACGCTTTCTGCCGTGTCCAGGATCCCAACTCTGGTCTGCCGAAATATGTCCTGATAAACTGG ACAGGTGAAGGTGTGAAGGACTCTCGAAAAGGAATATGTGCCAACCACATGAGCACGATAGCCACCTTCCTAAAG GGAGCCCACGTGACCATAAACGCCCGGGCAGAGGTAGACGTGGAACCGGAGACCATCTTGGCAAAAGTGGCCAAAGCATCTGGCGCCAACTTCAAtttccacaaacaaacagagtaCAGAGACGCTCCGAGAGGACCTGTG GGTTCTGTGTATCGGAAAGTCAATGCTGTGCAGGAAATTCAGCAAACCAACAAAGACGACTTCTGGGTCAAAGCtcag AGGGACGAAGAGCGTCgccagcaggaggagaaaaaacgAGCTGAGCTGGAGAGAcagaagctggagaaggagaggaaggagatggaggagaagcaggCGAAGGAGAGAGAGCGGAAAGCAAAGGAGCAAGATCAGCAGATCCAACAGGAGAA aaattct gagaagcaggCGAAGGAGAGAGAGCGGAAAGCAAAGGAGCGAGATCAGCAGATCCAACAGGAGAA gATTTatcagaagcagagagaagaagaggaaagagtgaAGGAGCAGCAACAACTG AACCAGCAGGACAAAGAAAACCTAAAGAAAGGCATAAACTCTGCTGCATCGGTGCAGAAAGCGAAC GAGGCTAAAGTTCTCATTTCTCAGAGGTCAATTAATCCCAGAGACATTTTCAAACAGAGGGAACAGAACGCTGAGGCGAACGCAGCATCGTCTCCTACGTCATCCAGGCCTG GGAAGCTCCAGAGTCCATTTATGTCTCAGAGGTCCTTTGAGACAGAGTCTGCGGTGCAGCCTCAgtctccagcagctgcagcctccaTCTCATGGAGGTCCCAcctgtctccttctcctcctgacTCACCTGTGCCGTCTCattcacctgcagcagccacATCACACTCCGCTGTTCAACCTGCAG ATGCTGGTCACACAGAAGAGGACGAGTGGTCAGATGAGTTTGAAGACGCACATCAAGCGACTCCTG GGAACTTGTATCAGGAGAATCTGTACGATGCACCCAAACCAGTGCAGACAGACGAGCAGCTGTATGAAAATGTCGCA GACGAAGATAACGGTGCAGTCGCCAACGGAGAGAACATCTGTGCTGTTGCTCTGTACGATTACCAGGCTG